CTTGGCGTCCACCAGCGTGAGGACCGAATCCAGCAGATAGCTCTCGGCGATCTCGTCGTCCATGAAGAAGGTCTGCGCCACCGGGCCGGGGTCGGCCAGGCCGGTGGTCTCGATCACCACGCGGTCGAACTGCAGCTCGCCCTTGCGGCGCTTCTCGGCCAGGGTGGCGAGCGCGCTGCGCAGGTCTTCGCGGATGGTGCAGCAGATGCAGCCGTTGCTCATCTGGATGATCTGCTCCTCGGTGTTGACCGAGAGGATCTCGTTGTCGATGTTCTCCTCGCCGAACTCGTTTTCGATGACGGCGATCTTCTGGCCGTGGGCCTCGGAGAGCACGCGCTTGAGCAGCGTCGTCTTGCCCGAGCCGAGAAAGCCGGTGAGGATGGTGGCGGGGATCAGGCCGGTGCTCATGGTGGGCGGTGGAATGCGGGTCGTCGGTGTCAGCGGGCCGTGGCCGAAGGCGGCGGAGCCCAGGCCTGCAGGTGGGGCAGGAGCGCGCGGTAGGGGGCCAGCAGCACGGCGGCCATCAGGGCCTTCACGGCCAGGTCGCCGGCGGCAAGCATCAGCCAGTTCAGGTCGGTACCGGCGAAGGCGAGGAAGAAGAACACCGCGGTGTCGACCACGCTGGCCACCAGCGAGCCGATGAGCGGCGCCTTCCACCAGGTGGCGGCGCGCCAGCGGTTGAACACCGCCACGTCCATCAGCTGCGCAAACAGGAAGGCCGCACCCGAGGCCACCGCGATGCGCCACGGTGCCAGCGCCAGCGACACCGCCACCGCGATGGCAAAGCCGATCCAGGCCACGCGCCGCGCCACCTGCGGGCCCAGCGCCCGGTTGGTGAGGTCGGTGACGAGGAACACCAGCGGGTAGCTGAAGGCACCCCAGGTGAGCCAGTCGTTGATGGTGTGCTGCACCAGCACGTTGGACAGCACGATCACCGCGGCCATGGCCGCCACCGGCAGGGCCAGGCGGCGCAGCGTGTCGGGGATCGGGGACGTGGCGTTCACAGGCGGGTCGGAGGTCTGAAATGGCGCTGCATTGTCGCCGCAGGCGCGACGGCGGCGGGGGCTGGGGTATTCTTCCGCCCTCCGTGACTGCCGGCACCCTCCCAGTGTCCGACCCAGCCCCTACCCGGCGCGGCCCTGACCGCAGCCCGGGCGAACCGCGCGACAAGCGCGGCTCCGCCTCCGCAAGCCGCGACCCGCGCGGTCTGTTCGAAAGACTCATCGAGTTCGTCTCGCCCGGCCCCGACAGCAAGGCCGAGCTGATCCGAACGCTCGCCGACGCCGAGAGCCGTGAGCTCATCGAGCCCGAGTCGCGCCTCATGCTCGAGGGTGTGCTGCGCATGGCCGACCTCACCGCCGGCGACGTGATGGTGCCGGCCACGCGCATGGACCTGCTGTCGATCGACTCGCCGGTGGAGGACATCCTCGCCACCGTCATCGACACCGCGCACTCGCGCTTTCCGGTGCACGAGGGTGGCCGCGAGAACATCATCGGCATCCTGCTGGCGAAGGACCTGCTCAAGCTGCACCGCGCACCCGAGCTGAACCTGCGCACGCTGCTGCGGCCGGCGGTCTTCGTGCCCGAGAGCAAGCGCCTGAACGAGCTGCTGCGCGACTTCCGCTCCAACCGCAACCACCTGGCCGTGGTCATCGACGAGTTCGGCAACACGGCCGGGCTCATCACCATCGAGGACGTGCTCGAGGAGATCGTCGGCGAGATCGAGGACGAGTTCGACGAGCAGGAGCAGGAAAACGGCATCTACACGCTGGCAGACGGCAGCCACCGCGTGGCCGGCGACGTGGCCATCGATGCCGTCAACACCGCCTTCGGCACGCAGCTGCCCGAGGACGGCTTTGACACCATCGGCGGGCTGGTCGCGCAGGATCACGGCCGCGTGCCGCGGCGTGGCGAGACGGTGGTGGTGGGCGGGCTGGCCTTCACGGTGATGATCACGCGCGGCGGCGCAGTGCGCTGGTTCCGCGTGGCGCGCGCGAGCGACACGCCCACGGTCGAAGGCGGTGACGTCGACTGACACGGCGCCGGCCCGCCGGCCCTGGCCGGTGGCGGCCGACGCGCTGCTGGCCGCTGCGCTGGGCGCGGTGCAGACCCTGGCCTTCGTGCACCCGGCGGCCTGGGCGATGCCGCTGGCCACGCTGTCGCTGCTGGTGTGGCGGCTCGATGTCGCACCGCCGCGCCGCGCCGCGCTGCTGGGCTGGCTCTACGGCACGGCCTGGCTGGCCGCTGGCACCTGGTGGCTGTTCATCAGCATGCACCACTACGGCGGGCTGCCGGCACCGCTGGCCGCTGCCGCCGTGGCGGCGCTGTCGGCGGCACTGGCGCTGTACCTCGCGCTGGCGGCCGTGCTGTACGCCAGGCTGCGGCGCGGCAGCGGCTTCGACGCGTTGCTGTTCGCCGCGCTGTGGCTGCTGGCCGAGCTGGCCCGCGGCGTGCTGTTCACCGGCTTCCCGTGGGTGGCGGCCGGCTATTCGCAGGTCGACTCGCCACTGGCGGCCCTGGCGCCCTGGCTGGGCGTGTACGGCATCGGTGCGGTCATGGCGCTGGCCGCCGCGGGCGTGGTGCAGCTGCTGCGCAGCCGCGGCAGGCACTGGCCGGCGGCCACGCTGGCGGCCGGCGTGGTGGCGCTGGCCCAGGTGGCGCCGCGCGACTTCACCACACCGGTGGCCACGGCCGGCGGCCCGATGGAGGTGGCGCTGCTGCAAACCAATGTCGCGCAGGACGAGAAGTTCGCCAGTGAGCACCTGCCGGCCCAACTGGCCTGGGTGCAACGCGAGTTGCTGCACGCCACCGCCCCGCTGGTGGTGGCGCCGGAGACGGCGGTGCCGCTGCTGCCGGAGCAGCTGCGCGAGTTTGCGCCCGGCTACTGGGAGGCCCTGGAGGTGCACTTTGCGGACCGCTCCAGCGGCGGCCGTGCCGCGCTGGTGGGCGTGCCGCTGGGTGACCTCGGCACCGGCTACACCAACAGCGTCGTCGGCCTGTCGGCCGCGCACCAGACGCAGCCGCACCGCTACGACAAGTGGCACCTGGTGCCCTTCGGCGAGTTCATCCCGCCGGGCTTTCGCTGGTTCACGAACCTGATGAACATCCCGCTGGGCGACTTCGCGCGCGGCGTCACGCACCCACCGCCCTTCGTGGCCCTGGGCCAGCGCTTCGGCCCCAACATCTGCTACGAAGACCTGTTTGGCGAGGAGCTGGCGCGCCGCTTCGCCGACGCGCGCACGGCGCCGACCGTGCTCGTCAACCTCAGCAACATCGGCTGGTTCGGCCGCACCATCGCCGTCGAGCAGCACCTGCACATCTCGCGACTGCGCAGCCTGGAGCTGCAGCGGCCGATGCTGCGCGCCACCAACACCGGCGCCACCGCGGTGATCGACCACCGTGGCGCCGTCACGGCGATGCTGGCGCCGCACACGCGCGGCGTGCTGGTGGCGCGCTTCGAGGGCCGCGAGGGGCTGACGCCCTATGCGCGCTGGGCTTCGCGCTTGTCGCTGTGGCCGCTGGCACTGGCCGCCACCGCCGTGCTGCTAACCGCGCTGTGGCGCAAGAGGCGCCCAAAAGGGCGCTATACTGTCGGGCTCTGACGCGGGGTGGAGCAGCCTGGTAGCTCGTTGGGCTCATAACCCAAAGGTCGCAAGTTCAAATCTTGCCCCCGCAACCACAAAAATATCTAACAAAAACAACAACTTAGAACTGAATATGCGCCGCCCCAAAAGGGCGGCGTTTTGCTTTGTGCCCAACCTGTGCCCACTTTGTGCCCAGGCTGTGCCCAGCGGTTTGCGGACCCGGGCCAAGTTGACCGTTGGGTCATGTGCCCGGAAGTCGCTCTTCTCCTGTGAGGCCGAAACTCGTCTCGACGGCATAGAAAAATTGCGATACTGACCATCCGATGGTGAGTTCTCCTAGCCTTCTATTCCGTCAGGCGCTGGCGTCGCTACCCCGGGGCGCGCCTTTGTCGACCCGCTTGCTGCAGGATCGCGGCCTGAGCGCGAAGCAGGTGGGGCGCTTGGCGGAGAGTGGCTGGCTGCGGCGTCTGGGTCGCGGCGTCTACCTGCTGCCCGGCGACGAACTCAACCGTGATGCGTCCTTGGCCTGGCTGGTGACGCAGGTTCCCGGTTTCCATGTCGCGGGCAAGACCGCCCTGGGCTGGCGCGGCGTACGCCACAACCTGCCCTTCAAGGAGCGGCTGGTGCTCTGGGGAGATGTGCCCACGACGCTGCCGACCTGGTTCACAGACGCCTTCCCCGCCGCCTACCAGGCCACCCACCTGTTCGACAGCACGCTGCCGAGAGCCGTAGGCCTGGCGCCTTTGCCGGGCGGCCGCGCCGACCTCATGGTGTCCGCGCCCGAGCGCGCCGTGCTCGAACTCCTGAGCGACGTTGGCAAGGGGCAGGGACTGGAGGAGGCTCGCCATCTCGTGGAGGCTGCGCGATCCTTGCGCATGGACGTGCTGGACACCCTGCTGGCCCATCTCAAGCGGATCAAGGTGGCCCGGCTGGCCCACTCGTTCGCCAATGAGCTGGGTCTTCCTTGGGCTGACCTGGCGCGCCGCCACAGCAGGCGCCTCGGTGGAGGCCGGCGCTGGGTGTCGGCCACGAAGACCGGCGAACGCCTCAACTTGAAGCGCCCCTCATGAACGCCGACTACGTCCGCACCGTGCAACTGCTGCTGGCCGTGGCGCCGGCGGTCTTCGACACGACAGCGTTTGCGATGAAGGGTGGCACGGCCCTGAACCTCTTCGTCCAGGACATGCCTCGGTTGTCTGTGGACATCGACGTCGTCTTCGTCCCGCACGGGCTGCCGCGCGAGGAAGCGTTGGGGGCCATCGGTGCTGAACTGGCAGCAGCCCAGGCGCGGGTCGAGGCCCTTGGGTACTCTGCCGTCCTTCGCAGGTCCAAGGATGGAACCGAGGCCAAGCTGTGCTGGTGGCGGCGCTCGACCGACAGCACCCGCGAGATCTCTTCGACGTGCAACTGATGCTGGCCGGCGGCGGGTGGGGCGAGGACCTCCTGGACTTTTTCGTGGTCTACCTGGCGGGCCACAACCGCCCCACGCATGAGGTGCTGTTCCCGAACGAGAAGCCGCTCGACGCGGTCTTCGAAGCTGAGTTCGTCGGGATGACGTCGGCCCCCGTCGACCTCGGCGAGCTGGTGGCGACGCGCCAACGCTTGATGCACGAGCTGCCGCGCGCCTTGCTGCCTCGACACCGCCAGTTCCTGTTGTCGGTCGTGCGCGCCGAGCCTGAGTGGCAGCTGCTGCGCCATGCACACATCGCGGAGCTGCCGGCGCTGCAGTGGAAGCTTCACAACCTCGCGAAGCTGAGGAAGAACGCCGACAAGTTCAGGCTCCAGCACGACGAGCTCGCTGCGCGTCTGGCACGAGCGCAGTAGGCCGGCAACGGCGCCGCTTGCAGCGTGCCTTGAGCGGCGATCACGAGTCTTGATCGAGCGCCCGGGAGCAGCTTCGGCGTGTTGCCGACAACCTTGCCGGCGAGCTCGCTGCCAGCGCAGTACCATCATCCTGCGCGTGGTGGTCGGTAGCTCCGTCCGTGCAAGCTCAAGCGATGGCCCAACTGTCATCCGGTGAGCACTCCGTGAGCGGGGCGTTCGGGGGCCTGTCCGGCGCCAAGTGGCGAAGAGAGGCGAAAACTGCGGCCGGGTCCCGTGCCCACTTTGTGCCCGGGTTGGGCCCGGCGCCTTTCTTCGACGCATCGAAATGACCGTTGGGCTTTGTGCCCTGGCGTGATTCCGGGCACCTCTGCGGCGACCACTGGGAAGTGCATCTGGCATCTGGCGGGCCGGCGCTGTGTTCCGGTTGTCTGGGTGGTCCGCCGGACGTCGGGGAGGGCCAACGAGCTTCAGGTCCACTGGCCGCGCGGATTCCGGGCTCGCAGGGAACCCGAACGGGTGATCCCGTCAGCCATCGTTGCCCCAACCAGAGCCCGGCCTACAGCCCGATATCCCAGGCGCGCACCTGCTTCTTCAGCCCGTCAACGATGCTCTCCGTCATCCTCTGGGGGAACCCGGCAGGCTGCGTCATGGCGATCTGTGCCTGAACGGCATCGATGGCAGCCGGCACGCGGGCAACCAGGGCCTGCATCGCCGGCCAGGCTCCCTCTGCGCCACTGCGTTCTGCCAGCGCCCGCCAGTGCCGGGTCTGGATCCGCGCCAGCTGGTAGTGCGTGTTCTTCGACCGCACCGCCATGGCGAGTTTGGCTTCCTGCCAGGCAACCCGGTTGGCGCCGTCGCCGATGATCGGCCACGCCGAGATGACGTCGTACAAGGGCGTCATCCGATACCGGCCGCCGGGCAGCAGGAAGACCGAGAAGTTCTTGGCGTGCCCGTCCGTGGCCGCCAGCAACCAGAACGCCAGCTGCGCGCACAGGAAGTTCCGCGTGTCGGCCGCGGCCGTGGCGCCGCCCCGCAGCACCTCCAGGCAGCGGGCCATGCCGGGGCCGCCCTGTGCCTCGTACTTGTCCTCCGACGGCAGGCCCAGCACCTGGCAGAAGTCTTCCTGCGGGATGCGGGCAATCCAGCGCTGCGGCCATCGCTGCGATGCTTCCTGCCATTGCCGGTCGAAGCGTTCGACCACCAGGACGGTCTGGTCGTCGAAGTGCCCGATGTCGGTGGTGGCCACCGGCAGGCCCAGCTCGCGCAGCAGCTGCGCGCACAGCCACTCGTTGTAGACCGACTCGCTCAGGTCCAGCCTGCGACCACCCACCAGGCCCAGGGGCAGCTTCAGGATGTGCGTGGTGGGCGTTGCCCCCAGCGGCCGGCACCACTGGCCATCGACGCGCAGCAGGGCCGTCTTTTCCTGGGCGCCGGCGATCGAGATGCGCAGAGGGTCGTCGTCGCCCCCATCCTCAAGGGCATTACCCAGCCCAGGCGTGGCCGCCACGCCGCGCAGGTGCCTCGCGACGGCCTGGTCGTCCATCGGCTCGGCCTGGACCTGGTCGAACCCGGTTGGAGGCTGCTCCGGCGGCAGCAGCTGCACAGCGCCGACGCAGTCACGCCCGATGGCCTGCAGGAGCTCGAGCACGTCGGTTGAGCCCAGCTTGAAGCGGGCGCTGACGCGGCGCCGGATACGCTCGTCGTCGGGCAGCAGGTTGTCGAAGTAGTGGCTGACCACCGGGCCGCTGATCGTTCGGTCGGGCGTGAGGGGCAGCGACAGCGACAAGGGGCGGACCCTGGGCGACGCGATCCATGACGGCTCGTAGATGAATCGATGCCCGCCGGTGCGCGTGCGCTGCCAGGTGCCGACGCGCTCGCCGTTCATCCACACCCCGAGTTCGCGCGCCTCAGCCATGACGCGCCCTGGCTGCCGATGGCCGGCCTGGTCTCGACGAATCGGTCATGGGTTCAATGCTCCAGTCCCGCGCTTGAGGCCCTTACCACTGGCCGCGCGGCGGCGCCCCGGGGGCATCGGTCGAACCCGATGCTGCCGGGTCGTCCGGGGCGTGGCCGGGCGGCACTGATGGCGCTGTCTCTCTCACCACCAGTTGTGCACCGAGCACGGACAGGACGTTCATCAGTTGCTCGACACTCACGCTCCCGGGCTCGCGTTCGATGTCGGCGACCCGCGACTGCACCACGCCCAGGCGCTGCGCGAGTTGCGCCTGCGTCATCTGACGGGTCTTGCGCAGCGACTTCAGCAGTTGCCGCAGTTGGCTGTTGAGCTGCAGGGGGTAGTCCATGGGAAAATCGGCCAAAGGCGATTTCCGAACTATATCGCTCCGATGCGATATCTGCAACTTATCGCTTGAAAGCGATCAAGTGTATGACCACCTCTTGGCGCGGAAGAGCCCAGCGACGCTTGCTTTGTCGTTCACCCATCCCCGCGAGCCTCGGCGGCGTCCATCAGCGCCGCGCCCAGCGATCCAGCAAGGCCAGGTGCTGTGGCAGCAAACGATCCAAGGCGTAGCGCTCCAGCACCGTTTCGCGCGCTTGGCGGCGCAGGCGCTGGCCCTCGGCGCCGCTGTCCAACGCTGCTTCGAGACGCTGGGCCAGTTCATGGTGATCGAAAAAATCCACCAGCCAGCCGTTTTCGCCCTCGCGAATGACTTCCTGCACCGGCGCCGTGCGCGAGCCGATGACCAAACAGCCACACGCCATGGCCTCCATCAGCGACCACGACAGCACATACGGATACGTCATGTACACATGCGCCGAAGACGCTTGCAAGATCGACCGATACGCGGCTTTATCCAGCCACCCGGTGAAATGAACGCGAGACACATCCAATTCTCCCGCCAATTCCCGCAACATGGCCTCCTTGTAATTCTCGGCGCCCACGGGGGCCTTGGAATAAAAAATCTCCTCGGTGCCGACAATCACGGCATGGCAGTGAGGCCGGCGTTTTTGCAGCTGGGCCAGCGCCCGCATGAATTCCGGAAATCCCCGGAAAGGCTCCATGCCCCGGGTGGCATAGGTGACGATCTCGGTCACGCCTTCTGAATTCACGCCGGGCAGCGTCAACCCGCCCGGCGAGCCTGCGGGGCGGGGTTGGTAAAACTCGGTGTCCACGCCATCGTGCAAGACACTGAGATGGGGCCGGTAGGGCGCGGGGAACTGCTGCTGCTGCCAATGCGTGGGCGTGACTCCGTGATCGCAGGCTTGCAAGTCCAGCAAAATGTTGCTGTTGGCCAGCCGCATCGCTTGCTGCGACTCGAAGGACAAGGGCTGTTCCGGGTCAAAGTTGTATTCGGAGCCAAACGGATTGAGAAACCACTCGAAATACCCCAACAGCGGGGTTTGGGGGAAAAGATCCTTCATGAACAGCGTCGGGCCCCGGCCGGTGTAGCCGTAGATCAAGTCGGGTTCAAACCCTTGGTCCAAGATTTTTCTGACGGCGCCCAACACCGCTTGGCCGTGTTGAATGGTGCTGTCCAGCCGCTGCGCGCAGGTTTGGGTTTTTTTGGAGGTGGCATCGGGCAGTTGGTAGCGTATCTTTTTCACGCCGGGAATCGCGGCCACCGAAGACATCATCGAACAGTGAACCACCTGATTGGCGGGATCCCGCGCCAGGGTTTCCATCACTTTGGTGAATTGGCCCGGAAACACCGGATGCAGAAAAAGATACCGCATACACCACCCATAAAAAAACCGGTCACCGCCGGTCAGATGCGCCAAATGACCAATTCCGACCCGGACCGGTGTCCGCGGTGTGGCATGGCGTCCCGCGCGCCACGGCTCACACGGGTCAGGTTTCCTTCGCTCTCAGTCCTTGAAGGCCGACTGGGTCAAGCCCCTGATGGGTGAGAGCAAGTACTGCAGAACCGTTCTCTGCCCCGTCACGGCGTCTGCGGTCAAGGTCATGCCTGGGGTGAGCGGCCTGCCGAACCTGGCCACGCTGGTGGGGTCCAGCGACATGGCGATGCGGAAGTAGAGATTCCCGTGCTCATCGGTCAAGGTGTCGGCGCTGATCTCCGTCACGGTGGCCTCGATCGATCCGTGCGTGGTGTAGTCGAAGGCGGCAATCCGCACGATGGCGGCCTGCCCGACCTGGAGCGAACCGCGTTCTGCGGGCGACGCCTTGGCTTCGACAAACAGGTCGCCCGTGGCCGGGGTCAACTCCAAGAGCGTGTCGCCGGGTTTCACGACACCACCCACCGTGTTGAACAACAGCTTGTTCACGGTGCCATCGGCGGGGGCTGTGACCTCGGTGCGCCTGACGCGGTCCGAGTCGGCGGTCA
This portion of the Ideonella sp. WA131b genome encodes:
- a CDS encoding helix-turn-helix transcriptional regulator, translating into MDYPLQLNSQLRQLLKSLRKTRQMTQAQLAQRLGVVQSRVADIEREPGSVSVEQLMNVLSVLGAQLVVRETAPSVPPGHAPDDPAASGSTDAPGAPPRGQW
- a CDS encoding type II toxin-antitoxin system HipA family toxin; the encoded protein is MNGERVGTWQRTRTGGHRFIYEPSWIASPRVRPLSLSLPLTPDRTISGPVVSHYFDNLLPDDERIRRRVSARFKLGSTDVLELLQAIGRDCVGAVQLLPPEQPPTGFDQVQAEPMDDQAVARHLRGVAATPGLGNALEDGGDDDPLRISIAGAQEKTALLRVDGQWCRPLGATPTTHILKLPLGLVGGRRLDLSESVYNEWLCAQLLRELGLPVATTDIGHFDDQTVLVVERFDRQWQEASQRWPQRWIARIPQEDFCQVLGLPSEDKYEAQGGPGMARCLEVLRGGATAAADTRNFLCAQLAFWLLAATDGHAKNFSVFLLPGGRYRMTPLYDVISAWPIIGDGANRVAWQEAKLAMAVRSKNTHYQLARIQTRHWRALAERSGAEGAWPAMQALVARVPAAIDAVQAQIAMTQPAGFPQRMTESIVDGLKKQVRAWDIGL
- a CDS encoding glycosyltransferase, encoding MAHLTGGDRFFYGWCMRYLFLHPVFPGQFTKVMETLARDPANQVVHCSMMSSVAAIPGVKKIRYQLPDATSKKTQTCAQRLDSTIQHGQAVLGAVRKILDQGFEPDLIYGYTGRGPTLFMKDLFPQTPLLGYFEWFLNPFGSEYNFDPEQPLSFESQQAMRLANSNILLDLQACDHGVTPTHWQQQQFPAPYRPHLSVLHDGVDTEFYQPRPAGSPGGLTLPGVNSEGVTEIVTYATRGMEPFRGFPEFMRALAQLQKRRPHCHAVIVGTEEIFYSKAPVGAENYKEAMLRELAGELDVSRVHFTGWLDKAAYRSILQASSAHVYMTYPYVLSWSLMEAMACGCLVIGSRTAPVQEVIREGENGWLVDFFDHHELAQRLEAALDSGAEGQRLRRQARETVLERYALDRLLPQHLALLDRWARR
- a CDS encoding VUT family protein, encoding MAAVIVLSNVLVQHTINDWLTWGAFSYPLVFLVTDLTNRALGPQVARRVAWIGFAIAVAVSLALAPWRIAVASGAAFLFAQLMDVAVFNRWRAATWWKAPLIGSLVASVVDTAVFFFLAFAGTDLNWLMLAAGDLAVKALMAAVLLAPYRALLPHLQAWAPPPSATAR
- a CDS encoding CBS domain-containing protein; translation: MALHCRRRRDGGGGWGILPPSVTAGTLPVSDPAPTRRGPDRSPGEPRDKRGSASASRDPRGLFERLIEFVSPGPDSKAELIRTLADAESRELIEPESRLMLEGVLRMADLTAGDVMVPATRMDLLSIDSPVEDILATVIDTAHSRFPVHEGGRENIIGILLAKDLLKLHRAPELNLRTLLRPAVFVPESKRLNELLRDFRSNRNHLAVVIDEFGNTAGLITIEDVLEEIVGEIEDEFDEQEQENGIYTLADGSHRVAGDVAIDAVNTAFGTQLPEDGFDTIGGLVAQDHGRVPRRGETVVVGGLAFTVMITRGGAVRWFRVARASDTPTVEGGDVD
- a CDS encoding type IV toxin-antitoxin system AbiEi family antitoxin domain-containing protein; amino-acid sequence: MVSSPSLLFRQALASLPRGAPLSTRLLQDRGLSAKQVGRLAESGWLRRLGRGVYLLPGDELNRDASLAWLVTQVPGFHVAGKTALGWRGVRHNLPFKERLVLWGDVPTTLPTWFTDAFPAAYQATHLFDSTLPRAVGLAPLPGGRADLMVSAPERAVLELLSDVGKGQGLEEARHLVEAARSLRMDVLDTLLAHLKRIKVARLAHSFANELGLPWADLARRHSRRLGGGRRWVSATKTGERLNLKRPS
- the lnt gene encoding apolipoprotein N-acyltransferase: MPLATLSLLVWRLDVAPPRRAALLGWLYGTAWLAAGTWWLFISMHHYGGLPAPLAAAAVAALSAALALYLALAAVLYARLRRGSGFDALLFAALWLLAELARGVLFTGFPWVAAGYSQVDSPLAALAPWLGVYGIGAVMALAAAGVVQLLRSRGRHWPAATLAAGVVALAQVAPRDFTTPVATAGGPMEVALLQTNVAQDEKFASEHLPAQLAWVQRELLHATAPLVVAPETAVPLLPEQLREFAPGYWEALEVHFADRSSGGRAALVGVPLGDLGTGYTNSVVGLSAAHQTQPHRYDKWHLVPFGEFIPPGFRWFTNLMNIPLGDFARGVTHPPPFVALGQRFGPNICYEDLFGEELARRFADARTAPTVLVNLSNIGWFGRTIAVEQHLHISRLRSLELQRPMLRATNTGATAVIDHRGAVTAMLAPHTRGVLVARFEGREGLTPYARWASRLSLWPLALAATAVLLTALWRKRRPKGRYTVGL